The proteins below come from a single Anderseniella sp. Alg231-50 genomic window:
- a CDS encoding EamA family transporter, producing MSEQETAVRTSAFATGRQKLLGHLASLMFALLIAGSFSIGDLAAPFIAPAALNGVRFVIATALVAAVALAIANKPIARPDAVWRYAILGALMATYFILMFVALQIAEPISTGAVFMLVPLMSAGFGWLFLRQTTPGIVWLSLLTAAAGAIWVIFQGDLDAILRLQIGKGEAIFFVGCAAHAAYASLVRKFNKGEPVLHFTLYTLVASTLWIGAVGARDIVVTDWTALPAIVWLAVAYLAVFTTAGTFFLIQFASLRLPASKVLSYTYFTPAFVILIEGSIGHGWVGPSILAGALVTAAAMLVMAFAPDQ from the coding sequence ATGAGTGAGCAGGAAACCGCGGTGCGCACTTCCGCCTTTGCCACAGGCCGGCAGAAGCTGCTCGGTCATCTGGCATCCTTGATGTTTGCCCTGCTGATCGCCGGTTCGTTCTCGATCGGCGATCTGGCGGCACCGTTCATTGCACCGGCGGCACTGAACGGCGTGCGCTTTGTTATCGCGACCGCTCTGGTCGCTGCCGTCGCCCTGGCGATTGCGAACAAGCCGATTGCCAGGCCGGACGCCGTGTGGCGCTATGCAATCCTGGGCGCGCTGATGGCGACCTACTTCATCCTGATGTTCGTGGCGCTGCAGATTGCCGAACCGATCTCCACCGGGGCGGTGTTCATGCTGGTGCCGCTGATGAGCGCCGGGTTCGGCTGGCTGTTCCTGCGCCAGACGACGCCCGGCATTGTCTGGCTTAGCCTGTTGACGGCCGCAGCCGGTGCCATCTGGGTCATATTCCAGGGGGACCTGGATGCCATTCTCAGGCTCCAGATCGGCAAGGGCGAGGCGATCTTCTTCGTAGGCTGTGCAGCCCATGCGGCTTACGCATCACTGGTGCGGAAGTTCAACAAGGGCGAACCGGTGCTGCATTTCACACTCTACACCCTGGTGGCATCCACCTTGTGGATAGGGGCTGTCGGGGCCCGTGATATCGTGGTGACAGACTGGACGGCACTTCCCGCAATTGTCTGGCTCGCGGTCGCCTATCTGGCAGTGTTCACGACGGCAGGCACGTTCTTCCTGATCCAGTTCGCCTCGCTGCGCCTGCCGGCGTCAAAGGTGTTGTCCTATACCTATTTCACGCCCGCCTTCGTGATCCTGATCGAAGGCAGTATCGGGCACGGCTGGGTCGGCCCGTCAATTCTTGCCGGCGCGCTGGTGACGGCGGCTGCAATGCTGGTCATGGCGTTTGCACCGGACCAGTGA
- a CDS encoding TAXI family TRAP transporter solute-binding subunit, translating into MLYLKGSLSPKLKPFALLLAGLWLIMLAPVLSSAPANAQNQSEAAIRERANAGKVTLITGGVDGVSNTYQQLAGDLASVLDVKSELRVLPVIGYGSLQNIEDLLFLKGIDVGMVHSDVMRHMEQRGILPGARNRLKYVTKLYDEQLHILANTKYTDVKQLNGQTIIVGRPGTGNEMSALTLLRDLRLKPKLIHVEFKEGVQRVRDGRAAAMVVVTRKPSSKLRKIKAGSGLHFLPVPMTKTVLRAYFPDPLTAEDYPNLVQPGKPVQTARMAAILAVYNWGDKTARYANVTRFIRTFIDKFDQLSTASRKDVWQKLDFTGEVKGWQQYGPAAKIIRKAVASRQVIPTGLKPKIKKNSEFAAFVKLVQTTTNKEYSPNELLKLYLSYKDWSEKQ; encoded by the coding sequence ATGCTTTATCTTAAAGGCTCCCTATCCCCGAAACTCAAACCATTTGCCCTGCTTCTTGCAGGCCTCTGGTTGATCATGCTCGCGCCTGTACTGAGCAGCGCACCGGCCAACGCCCAGAACCAGTCGGAAGCTGCTATCCGCGAAAGAGCGAACGCCGGCAAGGTGACGCTCATCACCGGTGGCGTGGACGGTGTTTCCAACACCTATCAGCAACTAGCCGGCGATCTTGCCAGCGTTCTCGACGTCAAAAGCGAGCTGCGTGTATTGCCGGTCATTGGCTACGGATCGCTGCAGAATATTGAAGATCTGCTTTTTCTGAAGGGCATCGATGTTGGTATGGTTCATTCCGATGTCATGCGGCATATGGAGCAGCGCGGCATACTGCCCGGTGCCAGAAACAGACTCAAATACGTCACCAAGCTGTATGATGAGCAACTGCATATTCTGGCCAATACAAAATACACCGACGTCAAGCAGTTGAACGGTCAAACCATAATCGTCGGGCGGCCTGGCACCGGCAATGAGATGAGTGCATTGACTCTGCTCCGCGATCTCCGCCTGAAACCCAAACTCATCCATGTCGAATTCAAGGAAGGTGTGCAGCGGGTGCGTGACGGCAGGGCCGCAGCCATGGTTGTAGTAACCCGTAAACCGTCATCGAAATTGCGCAAGATCAAGGCCGGTTCGGGCTTGCATTTCCTGCCGGTGCCAATGACCAAAACCGTTCTGCGAGCCTATTTTCCAGATCCTCTGACTGCCGAGGATTATCCGAATCTGGTGCAGCCGGGCAAGCCTGTCCAGACCGCCAGAATGGCTGCCATACTGGCGGTATACAACTGGGGAGACAAAACCGCGCGTTATGCCAATGTCACCCGGTTCATCAGAACATTCATCGACAAGTTTGACCAATTGTCCACAGCGTCACGCAAGGACGTATGGCAGAAGCTGGACTTCACCGGAGAGGTCAAGGGCTGGCAGCAGTACGGGCCGGCAGCGAAAATCATTCGCAAGGCCGTGGCATCGCGCCAGGTGATACCCACCGGGCTTAAACCGAAGATCAAGAAGAACTCGGAATTTGCCGCCTTTGTGAAACTGGTCCAGACGACCACAAACAAGGAATACTCTCCGAATGAACTCTTGAAGCTTTATCTCAGCTACAAGGACTGGTCGGAAAAGCAGTAG
- the hydA gene encoding dihydropyrimidinase, whose protein sequence is MASTVIKGGTIVTADLTYKSDVKIEGGKIVAIGSGLDGDKTLDATGCYVMPGGIDPHTHLEMPFMGTYSSDDFESGTRAALSGGTTMVVDFALPSPDQSLLEAIQMWDNKSGRANCDYSFHMAITWWSEQVFNEMETVVRDKGINTFKHFMAYKGALMVDDDEMYSSFQRCAELGAMPLVHAENGDVVAQLQAKLMAEGNDGPEAHAYSRPPEVEGEATNRAIMIADMAGVPLYVVHTSCEQSHEAIRRARQKGMRVYGEPLIQHLTLDESEYANADWDHAARRVMSPPFRNKQHQDSLWAGLQAGSLQVVATDHCAFTTEQKRFGVGDFTQIPNGTGGLEDRMPMLWTYGVKTGRLTMNEFVAVTSSNIAKILNIYPKKGAILVGADADLVVWDPSLKKTITADKQQSAIDYNVFEGKKVEGLPRYTLTRGEVAIEEGAVKTQEGHGQFVKREPFQAVNKALSEWKQITAPRKVQRSGIPASGV, encoded by the coding sequence ATGGCCAGTACAGTCATCAAGGGCGGCACAATCGTTACCGCGGACCTGACCTACAAGTCGGACGTCAAGATCGAGGGCGGCAAGATCGTCGCCATTGGCAGCGGACTTGACGGGGACAAGACCCTGGACGCGACAGGCTGTTACGTCATGCCGGGCGGGATTGACCCGCACACCCACCTGGAAATGCCGTTCATGGGGACTTACTCGTCGGATGATTTTGAAAGCGGCACCCGCGCTGCCCTGTCGGGCGGAACCACCATGGTCGTCGATTTCGCGCTGCCATCGCCCGACCAGTCGCTGCTCGAGGCGATCCAGATGTGGGACAACAAGTCGGGACGCGCCAATTGCGACTATTCATTCCACATGGCGATCACCTGGTGGAGCGAACAGGTTTTCAATGAAATGGAGACCGTGGTTCGCGACAAGGGCATCAACACCTTCAAGCACTTCATGGCCTACAAGGGCGCATTGATGGTTGACGATGACGAGATGTATTCATCATTCCAGCGCTGTGCCGAGCTTGGCGCCATGCCGCTGGTGCATGCGGAAAATGGTGACGTGGTCGCACAGTTGCAGGCCAAGCTGATGGCCGAAGGCAATGACGGTCCTGAAGCCCATGCCTATTCGCGCCCGCCGGAAGTGGAAGGCGAGGCAACCAATAGGGCCATCATGATTGCCGACATGGCCGGTGTTCCGCTCTATGTGGTGCACACGTCCTGCGAGCAGTCTCACGAAGCCATCCGCCGGGCCCGGCAAAAGGGCATGCGGGTTTATGGCGAGCCGCTGATCCAGCACCTGACGCTGGACGAAAGCGAATATGCCAATGCCGACTGGGATCACGCCGCACGCCGGGTGATGTCACCGCCGTTCCGCAACAAGCAGCATCAGGATTCACTGTGGGCGGGCCTGCAGGCAGGCTCCCTGCAGGTGGTGGCAACCGATCACTGCGCCTTTACCACCGAACAGAAACGGTTTGGGGTTGGTGACTTCACCCAGATTCCCAACGGCACCGGCGGTCTTGAAGACAGGATGCCGATGTTGTGGACATACGGGGTCAAGACCGGCCGGCTGACCATGAACGAATTCGTCGCGGTAACGTCCTCCAATATTGCCAAAATCCTCAACATCTACCCGAAGAAGGGCGCCATCCTGGTGGGGGCGGATGCTGACCTCGTGGTGTGGGACCCGAGCCTCAAGAAGACCATCACCGCAGACAAGCAGCAGTCGGCCATCGACTACAACGTGTTTGAAGGCAAGAAGGTTGAAGGTCTGCCGAGGTACACTTTGACAAGGGGCGAAGTTGCGATAGAGGAAGGCGCGGTCAAGACGCAGGAAGGCCATGGCCAGTTCGTCAAGCGTGAGCCGTTCCAGGCAGTCAACAAGGCGCTGTCGGAGTGGAAGCAGATTACCGCTCCGCGCAAGGTGCAGCGTTCGGGAATTCCGGCGAGCGGCGTTTGA
- a CDS encoding allantoate amidohydrolase: MTAPGENLRINGDRLWDTIHEMAKIGPGVAGGSNRQTVTDEDGEGRKLFQSWCEDAGCSMGVDQMGTMFMRREGTDPDALPVYVGSHLDTQPTGGRYDGVLGVLAGLEIVRTLNDLNIKTKHPIVVTNWTNEEGARFAPPMLASGVFADVHTQDWAYAIEDAEGKKFGDELERIGWRGDEEVGTRKMKAFFELHIEQGPILETEDVDIGVVTHGQGLSWTQLTVHGKDAHTGSTPMPMRKNAGLGMARILDLVDEIAWSHKPDAVGAAGHIEVYPNSRNVIPGKVVFTVDFRSPNLAVIQDMEKRLAEGAKKICDDMGLSVEVEKIGGFDPVEFDEDCVQAIRSAAERLGYSHRNIISGAGHDACWINKVAPTAMVMCPCVGGLSHNEAEEISKEWSTAGAEVLFHAVVETAEIIG; the protein is encoded by the coding sequence ATGACAGCACCTGGCGAAAACCTGCGTATCAACGGCGACCGGCTGTGGGACACCATTCACGAGATGGCGAAAATTGGGCCCGGTGTTGCCGGTGGCTCCAACCGCCAGACGGTGACCGACGAGGACGGGGAAGGCCGCAAGCTGTTCCAGAGCTGGTGCGAGGATGCCGGGTGCAGCATGGGTGTCGATCAGATGGGCACGATGTTCATGCGGCGCGAGGGAACCGATCCGGACGCCCTGCCGGTCTATGTCGGCTCGCATCTCGATACCCAGCCCACCGGCGGCCGCTATGACGGCGTGCTGGGTGTGTTGGCCGGGCTTGAGATTGTCCGGACCTTGAATGACCTCAACATCAAGACAAAGCACCCGATCGTCGTGACCAACTGGACCAATGAGGAAGGCGCGCGCTTTGCGCCACCGATGCTGGCATCAGGCGTGTTTGCAGATGTACATACACAGGACTGGGCCTACGCGATTGAAGATGCCGAGGGCAAGAAGTTCGGGGATGAACTGGAGCGCATTGGATGGCGCGGCGATGAAGAGGTCGGCACCCGCAAGATGAAGGCGTTCTTCGAACTGCACATCGAGCAGGGTCCGATCCTGGAAACCGAAGACGTGGATATCGGTGTCGTAACCCACGGCCAGGGGCTGTCGTGGACGCAACTGACGGTGCACGGCAAGGACGCGCATACTGGCTCGACGCCGATGCCGATGCGCAAGAATGCCGGTCTCGGCATGGCGCGCATTCTTGACCTGGTCGATGAGATCGCCTGGTCGCACAAGCCTGATGCGGTGGGCGCTGCCGGTCATATCGAGGTCTATCCCAACTCCCGAAACGTTATTCCCGGCAAGGTGGTGTTTACGGTGGATTTCCGCTCACCTAACCTGGCCGTGATCCAGGACATGGAAAAACGCCTCGCGGAAGGTGCCAAAAAAATCTGCGATGACATGGGGCTCAGTGTGGAGGTCGAGAAAATCGGCGGGTTCGACCCGGTGGAGTTTGACGAGGATTGCGTGCAGGCGATCCGCAGTGCCGCCGAGCGGCTGGGGTATTCGCACCGCAATATCATTTCCGGCGCCGGCCATGATGCATGCTGGATCAACAAGGTGGCGCCGACGGCAATGGTGATGTGTCCGTGTGTCGGGGGTCTGAGCCACAACGAGGCGGAGGAAATCTCCAAGGAATGGTCGACGGCCGGTGCGGAAGTGTTGTTCCATGCCGTCGTTGAAACTGCTGAAATCATCGGGTGA
- a CDS encoding FAD-dependent oxidoreductase, with protein sequence MSGVVAGRLETSDIEDNFQDLHPPLNAHEAVVAADRCYFCHDAPCVTACPTSIDIPMFIRQISTGNPLGSAETIFDQNILGGMCARVCPTETLCEQVCVREVAEGKPVKIGLLQRYATDHAMDADSEIYKRAEPSGRKVAVVGAGPAGLACAHRLAMYGHDVEILEAREKPGGLNEFGIAAYKTVDDFARREVDFVLSIGGIDIRYGQKLGDGISLGQLQADYDAVFLGVGLADVNALRMEGADAEGVVDAVDFIAGLRQSKDKADIGVGRRIVVIGGGMTAIDAAVQAKLLGAEDVTICYRRGKDRMNASVFEQDLATSRGVVIRHWLQPQEVNIADGKLRSVTLEYTSQDGGKLAGTGETMTIEADQVLVAIGQTLEVSGLGSPVKLDGGRIATDADGLTSAEKIWAGGDCTNTGDDLTVTAVAQGRDAAEAINETLKQ encoded by the coding sequence ATGAGCGGCGTTGTTGCAGGACGGCTGGAAACATCCGACATCGAGGATAATTTCCAGGACCTGCATCCACCGCTTAACGCGCACGAGGCGGTGGTTGCTGCGGACCGGTGCTACTTCTGTCATGACGCGCCGTGCGTGACTGCATGTCCGACGTCAATCGACATTCCGATGTTCATCCGCCAGATTTCGACCGGCAACCCGCTCGGGTCGGCAGAGACGATTTTCGATCAGAACATACTCGGCGGCATGTGCGCCCGGGTGTGCCCGACCGAAACACTGTGCGAGCAGGTCTGCGTGCGCGAAGTGGCGGAAGGCAAGCCGGTCAAGATCGGCCTGCTGCAGCGCTACGCAACCGATCATGCAATGGACGCTGACAGTGAAATCTACAAACGCGCCGAACCATCAGGCAGGAAGGTGGCCGTGGTCGGGGCAGGGCCTGCAGGCCTTGCATGCGCGCATCGCCTGGCGATGTACGGGCACGATGTTGAAATCCTTGAAGCCAGGGAAAAGCCCGGCGGCCTGAACGAGTTCGGCATTGCCGCCTACAAGACGGTCGACGACTTTGCCCGGCGCGAGGTTGATTTTGTGCTGTCTATAGGCGGCATCGATATCCGGTATGGCCAGAAACTCGGCGACGGCATTTCACTGGGACAACTTCAGGCAGACTATGATGCGGTGTTCTTAGGTGTAGGCCTGGCGGACGTGAATGCGCTGCGGATGGAAGGCGCCGATGCTGAAGGTGTCGTTGATGCGGTGGATTTCATCGCCGGGCTGCGCCAGTCGAAGGACAAGGCAGACATCGGTGTTGGCAGGCGGATAGTGGTTATCGGCGGTGGCATGACGGCGATTGATGCAGCGGTACAGGCCAAGCTGCTCGGGGCCGAGGATGTAACGATCTGTTATCGCCGGGGCAAGGACCGGATGAACGCATCGGTGTTTGAACAGGATCTAGCCACCTCGCGCGGTGTCGTCATCCGGCACTGGCTGCAGCCACAGGAAGTCAACATCGCGGATGGCAAGCTGCGGTCTGTAACCCTGGAATACACATCGCAGGACGGCGGCAAGCTGGCCGGTACCGGCGAGACGATGACCATCGAGGCGGATCAGGTGCTTGTGGCCATCGGCCAGACGCTGGAGGTGTCGGGCCTGGGCTCGCCGGTCAAGCTTGATGGCGGGCGCATTGCGACCGATGCGGATGGCCTCACGTCTGCTGAAAAAATCTGGGCTGGCGGTGATTGCACCAACACCGGCGACGACCTGACGGTGACGGCGGTTGCCCAGGGCAGGGACGCGGCAGAGGCGATCAACGAGACACTCAAGCAGTAG
- the upp gene encoding uracil phosphoribosyltransferase — translation MTSPVTVIDHPLVLHKLSLMRDKTTPSAVFRKLLNEISLLLAYEVLRDLPLTTRTIETPIESMDAPFLAGKKLCLVSILRAGNGLLSGMMDLVPSARVGHIGLYRDAKTLKAVEYYLKLPDEIESRPVILVDPMLATGNSVSAAIDRLKEAGAKDIRFMCLLSAPEGVEALTAKHPDVPIFTAAIDSHLNDHGYIVPGLGDAGDRMFGTK, via the coding sequence ATGACGTCACCGGTAACCGTGATCGACCACCCCCTTGTCCTGCACAAGCTGTCCCTGATGCGGGACAAGACGACACCGTCCGCCGTGTTCCGCAAACTGCTGAACGAGATTTCACTGCTGCTGGCCTATGAAGTTCTGCGCGACCTGCCATTGACCACGCGCACCATCGAAACGCCCATTGAATCCATGGACGCACCGTTCCTGGCCGGCAAGAAGCTGTGCCTGGTGTCCATCCTGCGCGCCGGCAACGGCCTGCTGTCCGGCATGATGGACCTGGTCCCGTCGGCCCGCGTCGGCCATATCGGGCTGTATCGTGATGCCAAGACACTGAAGGCCGTCGAGTACTACCTGAAGCTGCCGGACGAGATTGAAAGCCGTCCCGTCATCCTGGTCGATCCGATGCTGGCAACCGGCAACTCGGTTTCCGCAGCCATAGACCGGCTCAAGGAGGCCGGTGCAAAGGACATTCGTTTCATGTGCCTGCTGTCAGCACCGGAGGGTGTCGAGGCCTTAACCGCCAAGCATCCCGATGTACCGATCTTTACAGCCGCCATCGACAGCCATCTCAATGATCACGGCTATATCGTGCCGGGCCTGGGCGACGCAGGCGACCGCATGTTCGGCACCAAGTAA
- the preA gene encoding NAD-dependent dihydropyrimidine dehydrogenase subunit PreA: MADITNTFAGIKSPNPFWLASAPPTDKAYNVERAFKAGWGGVVWKTLGEDGPPLVNVNGPRYGAIWGADRRLLGLNNIELITDRDLYVNLREIKQVKKDWPDRAMVVSIMVPCEEAAWKAILPLVEETGADGIELNFGCPHGMSERGMGSAVGQVPEYIEMVTRWCKANTRMPVIVKLTPNITDIRFPARAAQAGGADAVSLINTVSSITSVNLDNFSPEPSIDGKGSHGGYCGPAVKPIALNMVAEIARDAETRGLPISGIGGITTWRDAAEFLALGAGNVQVCTAAMTYGFKIVSEMIEGLQNWMDAQGHASLDDVIGRAVPNVTDWQYLNLNYVTKAKIDQDMCISCGRCHIACEDTSHQAITQEVNGVRRFEVIDEECVGCNLCVNVCPVENCITMEPLATGAVDKRTGEKVSGDYGNWTEHPNNPSRVAAE, translated from the coding sequence ATGGCTGACATCACAAACACTTTCGCCGGTATCAAGTCACCAAACCCGTTCTGGCTGGCGTCAGCGCCGCCGACCGACAAGGCTTACAATGTGGAACGCGCCTTCAAGGCCGGGTGGGGCGGCGTGGTGTGGAAAACGCTTGGCGAGGACGGACCGCCGCTGGTCAACGTCAACGGACCGCGCTATGGCGCGATCTGGGGGGCTGACCGCCGCCTGCTTGGTCTCAACAACATCGAACTGATCACCGACCGGGACCTGTACGTCAATCTCCGAGAAATCAAGCAGGTCAAGAAGGACTGGCCGGACCGCGCCATGGTGGTGTCGATCATGGTGCCGTGCGAGGAGGCGGCCTGGAAGGCCATACTGCCGCTGGTTGAAGAAACCGGTGCAGACGGTATTGAGCTTAATTTCGGCTGCCCGCACGGCATGAGCGAACGCGGTATGGGATCAGCGGTCGGCCAGGTGCCGGAATATATCGAAATGGTCACGCGCTGGTGCAAGGCAAACACCCGCATGCCGGTGATCGTGAAACTGACACCCAACATCACCGACATCCGGTTTCCGGCGCGCGCGGCACAGGCCGGTGGTGCGGATGCGGTCTCGCTGATCAATACGGTGTCGTCGATCACGTCGGTCAATCTCGACAATTTCTCGCCTGAACCCTCGATTGACGGCAAGGGCTCGCACGGCGGCTATTGCGGTCCGGCGGTCAAGCCGATTGCCTTGAACATGGTGGCGGAAATCGCCCGCGACGCAGAAACCCGCGGCCTTCCCATCTCCGGCATTGGCGGCATCACTACATGGCGTGATGCGGCAGAATTCCTGGCGCTTGGCGCGGGTAATGTCCAGGTCTGTACCGCCGCCATGACCTATGGCTTCAAGATCGTATCGGAGATGATCGAAGGCCTGCAGAACTGGATGGATGCCCAGGGCCATGCAAGCCTCGATGACGTCATCGGACGCGCAGTGCCCAATGTCACCGACTGGCAGTATCTCAACCTCAACTATGTCACCAAGGCGAAGATCGACCAGGACATGTGTATCTCGTGCGGCAGATGCCACATCGCCTGCGAGGACACATCGCACCAGGCGATCACCCAGGAAGTGAACGGGGTGCGGCGTTTCGAGGTGATCGATGAAGAGTGCGTCGGCTGCAATCTGTGCGTGAACGTGTGTCCGGTTGAAAACTGCATCACCATGGAACCGCTGGCGACCGGAGCGGTCGACAAGCGAACTGGGGAAAAGGTCAGTGGTGACTACGGCAACTGGACGGAACACCCGAACAACCCGTCAAGGGTGGCTGCGGAGTGA
- a CDS encoding cytochrome c peroxidase translates to MKRILTVLALMVLPSASLATEMKQAPWAPEAAAYRTTLFLGNLNPVPWQKIRYNWENPANGGTVDVPALSRLNAAEQAALRTALAAKDRQAMFEAATTAIQRKILGHLAAATKNMGTVEAESDVAQARALFRAFEDGIKAADPDASRDLNLAWLEIKSALGFRKALGTKALDPDVDQFAEARATIETYLTANYAPADFANRDRLSAIPETAIVKGKTVDLPATLPPGSNISDQRELPRLVLQFEEAGEDEANLPLVAYGDMLFDSAEIFGNPARELGIACSTCHNRSDVNRDFFIPGLSHRAGGMDVDSAFFNPLFNDRTDDHLDTPSLRGLRFTAPYGRDGREPSLRRFTRNVIVTEFAGKEPTPFQLDALVAYMRQFDFLPNPKIDRTGKLTKLALDAAKRGETLFNTPFDGLNGRACSTCHIPDRNFRDGKTYDIGSSEPPFPGGTATAFETPTLRNINFSAPYMHDGSLPTLASVVDWFNDSKSLGLDDVQRSDLTAYLKAVGDGEQPYQVFAGKDSEFRLAFEELTTFASTLNTLLPARDAKHIAILVDTVAPELAADADSMSNPSAHPMVHQMSNTLQAVGDAVATGDWAVAETHWQEFQSLQKQYDDKIF, encoded by the coding sequence ATGAAACGTATCCTGACAGTTTTGGCGCTGATGGTTTTGCCATCAGCAAGCCTTGCCACCGAGATGAAACAGGCGCCTTGGGCGCCCGAAGCTGCCGCTTATCGAACGACCTTGTTCCTCGGCAATCTTAACCCTGTGCCCTGGCAAAAGATCAGGTACAACTGGGAAAATCCCGCCAATGGCGGCACTGTTGACGTTCCAGCTCTATCACGCCTGAACGCAGCCGAGCAGGCCGCCTTGCGTACAGCCCTGGCTGCCAAGGACCGGCAGGCGATGTTTGAAGCTGCCACGACAGCGATCCAGCGGAAAATTCTGGGTCATCTGGCTGCAGCCACAAAAAACATGGGAACAGTTGAAGCTGAGTCGGATGTCGCGCAGGCTCGGGCGCTGTTTCGTGCGTTCGAAGATGGCATCAAGGCAGCCGATCCCGACGCTTCCCGTGATTTGAATCTGGCTTGGCTGGAGATAAAATCAGCGCTGGGATTCCGCAAGGCTCTGGGCACCAAAGCGCTTGATCCCGATGTTGATCAATTTGCCGAAGCGCGCGCGACCATAGAGACCTATCTGACTGCCAATTATGCGCCGGCCGATTTTGCCAACCGTGACCGACTGAGCGCAATTCCCGAAACCGCGATTGTGAAGGGAAAGACAGTTGACCTGCCCGCTACCCTGCCACCGGGATCAAATATTTCCGATCAACGCGAGTTGCCACGGTTGGTGCTGCAGTTCGAAGAGGCGGGCGAGGATGAAGCTAACCTGCCGCTGGTTGCCTATGGCGACATGCTGTTCGACAGCGCCGAGATTTTCGGCAATCCGGCGCGCGAACTTGGAATTGCCTGCTCAACCTGCCACAACCGCTCGGATGTAAACCGGGACTTCTTCATTCCGGGCCTGAGCCATCGTGCCGGTGGCATGGACGTCGACAGTGCCTTTTTCAACCCGCTGTTCAACGACCGCACCGACGACCATCTGGACACACCGTCGCTGCGCGGCTTGCGGTTTACCGCCCCTTATGGCCGTGACGGACGCGAGCCGAGTCTGCGCCGCTTTACCCGCAATGTGATTGTCACGGAATTTGCAGGTAAGGAACCAACTCCTTTCCAGCTCGACGCACTGGTCGCCTATATGCGGCAATTCGATTTTCTGCCCAATCCGAAGATTGATCGCACAGGCAAACTGACCAAGCTGGCTTTGGATGCAGCCAAACGCGGTGAAACCTTGTTCAACACACCATTCGACGGGTTGAACGGGCGGGCCTGCTCAACCTGCCACATTCCTGACCGCAACTTCCGGGATGGCAAGACCTACGACATCGGCAGTTCTGAACCGCCTTTCCCTGGCGGTACGGCGACAGCCTTTGAGACGCCGACCCTGCGCAATATCAATTTCAGCGCTCCATACATGCATGACGGCTCGCTACCGACACTGGCGAGCGTTGTGGACTGGTTCAATGACAGCAAATCGCTGGGACTTGATGATGTACAACGCTCCGACCTGACCGCTTACCTGAAAGCCGTTGGCGATGGCGAGCAGCCCTATCAGGTGTTTGCCGGCAAAGACAGTGAGTTCCGGCTGGCGTTTGAGGAGTTGACGACATTTGCATCCACTCTCAACACCCTGTTGCCGGCTCGCGATGCCAAGCACATTGCCATTCTCGTCGATACGGTTGCGCCGGAACTGGCTGCGGATGCAGACTCCATGAGCAATCCTTCTGCACACCCCATGGTCCACCAGATGTCCAACACGCTGCAGGCGGTGGGCGACGCAGTAGCTACCGGCGACTGGGCAGTGGCCGAAACCCACTGGCAGGAATTCCAGTCCCTGCAGAAACAGTATGACGACAAGATTTTCTGA
- a CDS encoding TetR family transcriptional regulator C-terminal domain-containing protein: MAKPRAAETRKRTRIQQEKEDRILDAALDVFSVHGFRGSTIDQIAKAAGMSKPNLLYYFRTKEAIHRLLIGRLLDTWLDPLREMSADGDPLSEICSYIRRKLEMARDYPREGRLFTNEILRGAPHIQEEMSDLKTLVDEKTAIMRRWMKDGRLAKCDPHHLIFSIWATTQHYADFDVQVRAVLGPAKSGEGRFEDAARYLEKLFLDGLKP; this comes from the coding sequence TTGGCCAAGCCCAGAGCTGCAGAAACCCGCAAGCGCACCCGCATCCAGCAGGAGAAGGAAGACCGTATTCTGGACGCCGCCCTCGATGTGTTTTCAGTGCACGGGTTTCGCGGATCGACCATTGACCAGATCGCCAAGGCCGCGGGCATGTCGAAACCGAACCTCCTGTACTACTTCCGCACCAAGGAGGCGATCCATCGCCTGCTGATCGGCCGCCTTCTGGACACCTGGCTTGATCCCCTGCGGGAAATGAGCGCGGACGGCGATCCCCTGTCGGAAATCTGCTCCTATATCCGGCGCAAGCTGGAAATGGCCCGCGACTACCCGCGTGAAGGCCGCCTGTTCACAAACGAGATCCTGCGCGGCGCACCGCACATCCAGGAAGAGATGAGTGACCTCAAAACACTGGTGGATGAGAAAACCGCCATCATGCGGCGCTGGATGAAAGACGGACGGCTGGCCAAATGCGACCCGCACCATCTCATCTTCTCGATCTGGGCAACCACCCAGCACTACGCCGATTTCGACGTCCAGGTGCGCGCGGTTCTGGGGCCGGCCAAGTCAGGTGAAGGCCGCTTCGAAGATGCCGCACGCTATCTCGAGAAGCTGTTTCTGGACGGCCTGAAACCCTAG